The region CATAAGTTACCTGCCACCATTTGTCATTTGTCACTATAAGTTACCATCCGTCATTAACACCTTAAAAACAACCTTTTTAATGACGCCCTCGCCAATTAACGGAGCGTGAGCATCGTTTGGAAAAAATATGGCGAAGTAATTGGTTGGCACTTTAATAAAATTTAGCGGGGTATCGTTGTAAAATACAATGTCCTTTTCTTTATCAAAAACACCCTTTGGGGAATGACAATCCTCTCGGCTTCTCCATCCCATGGTTTCTTCGCCCTGTAGGCAAATTTGAATATCGATGTACTTGTCGTGAGCCTCAAGGGGAGCCTCATCCTTGGTTCTGGCCTTGTTAAACGATGGAATTGCAATTAGTTTTTCTCCATCGATGTAAATCTTTTCTCCTGGTTTGCTGAAGTCTAACGTGATTAATGCTTGCTCAACTTTTTCGAATAAAGGATTGAGGTTGATATATGTTCCAAATTCGTTTAACGGTGCAACTATCATAATTCCTGTATTTGTTATCTTTAAACTACAAAACTAATAATTAATATTCCATTCTAGTGAATAGTTTGGTGGATTTGGTTGAAGTTTATAAATATAGAATATTTTAATCAAACGGAATCACTTCGATATATTAGCATATCTTTGTTGAAAATTGTCAAATGCATCTTATTGCCGATAAAAATATTCCCTTCCTGCAAGGCGTTTTGGAACCTTACTTTGAGGTAGAGTACTTCTCCGGAAAAGAGATAACTGCCGATATTGTCCGTAATGCCGATGCGTTGATTGTTCGTACCAGAACTATCTGCAACTCAAAACTATTATCGGGTTCTAAGGTTAAGTTTATTGGTTCTGCAACCATTGGGTTCGACCATATCGATACAAATTACTGTGCAAACAATAGTATTACTTGGGCAAATGCTCCCGGTTGCAATTCTGCAGGAGTACAGCAGTGGGTTGCCGCTGCACTTATTCATTGGGCTGAGTTAAATTCAAAAAATTTATCGGGATTGACAATTGGTATTGTTGGCGTTGGTAATGTTGGGAAAAAAGTGGTTGAACTTGCGAAGGTTTTAGGAATGAAAGTCCTTTGCTGCGATCCTCCCCGTAAACGCGATGAGGATTTAGTAGATTACGTTGATTTCGAAACCGTTTTGAAAAACTCTGATATTATTACCTTTCATGTTCCATTGAACTACGAAGGGGTTGATAGAACCTTTCATATGCTTAACTCTAGTACCATTGAGTTGTGTAAGCCCGATGTTTATGTCATTAATTCGTCTAGGGGCGAAGTTGTTAATACAGAAGGATTAATTGCGTTTCTGGAATCAAACCCTAAAGCACAGGCTGCTTTGGATGTATGGGAAAACGAACCAAATATCTCGATTGAATTGCTTCGTAAGACAATAATTGCAACACCTCATATAGCAGGGTATTCTTTAGAAGGTAAGGTAATGGGGACAAAAATGGTTATCGATTCACTTAGCCAATTTTTCAATTTGGGAATTAGTCCTTGGCTACCCAATCCTAATCCTTTGATGAAAAAAATTTGTGTTAAGCAATCCCAAAACATACCCGAAATAATTAAATCAACCTACAACATTTTGGGTGATGATTTGAGAGGCAACTCCGAGAGTTTTGAGAATTTAAGGAATAACTATGATTATCGTCGCGATTTTAGCGGACATACTGTTAGGGTAAATTCTAAATATTCCGAGGATTTAAGAAGAATCGGCTTTTCAATTAGTACGGAATAACCCAAAGCACTCTTTCCTCTTCGATGCACAAATCAACTAAACGCATCAAGTGACGGTTAACCTGAATGATTTTACGCATATAGGTACGCCAGTGCTTTTCGTAGGTTGGGTCAAAATTGCTTAGAACTTTCAACAGATCTTTTCCGAGGAAAATGCCCGAAAGGTAACTCTGAAATTGCGCAATATTGTTGATAACCAAGAGGGTCTCAAGGTTACAAAGCAACTCATTTCGTAATGGTATGAACTTACGGCTATTGTAAAGCGTTGGGGCTACAAAATCAAATAAATGGTTGCTACGTTCAAAGCAACTTGCGAAAATATTGAATACATCAGCCGAGAGGTACAACGATTCATCATCGCACCGATTGTAGTTTTCTGCATCTCCAGTTATGTTAAACTCAACGAAATCAATGATTTCGCTTTTCTTCATTAAGCTTAACCGCATAAAAAATCTTCAATTTCATCTTCAACTTACTGAGGATTAACAAATAAGTTGAACATTATTTATCAATAAATATATCAATATTTTTATCAAAGTTAATATTTTTTGAAATTGTCGCAATTTTTTAAACCCAAATGAACGCATTTACACATCATTGGTATATTTTAGCACTTTGTAGAAATCAGACTTATGCTAGGATCTATTATTAATGCTGTGGCAATTATTGTGGGAGGTGTTTTGGGTTTAGTATTAAACAATAAACTGCCTAAGAAGTATATCGCTGTCTTTTTTCAGGTTATAGGAATATTTACGCTATTGCTTGGATTTTCGATGGGAATAAAAACCGAAAAACCATTGCTCTTGATTTTTAGCTTGATTCTTGGAGCGTTAGTTGGAACAGCCATTAATCTTCAAGCCATAGTTGAGGGTTGGGGCGATAAAATTAAGAATCGATTCAACTTAAAGGGCGATAAGTTCTCCGAAGGAATGGTTGTGGCTTTTCTGATGTACTGTATGGGTTCCTTAACAATTCTGGGCGCTATTGAGGAAGGTACTGGTGGCGAACCTAAACTTTTTTACGTTAAAAGCCTGATGGACGGCTTTTCATCTATCGCCTTAGCTTCGTCGTTAGGGTTTGGTGTGCTGTTCTCCATAGTACCTTTATTAATATATCAAGGAGGCCTAACGTTCTTGGCTTCGTTAATTGGCGAAAGTTTAACTCCTTTAATGGTTGGTGAACTTTCAGCAGTTGGTGGTGTGTTACTTATTGGATTAGGATTGAATATTCTTGATATTAAAAAGATAGATGTGCTCAATATTTTACCAGCATTACTTTTTATTATACCTTTAGTTTATCTATTTGGATAGTTTAGTCGAGAACGTTTTGTTTCAGATCACATTCTTTCCAACTTTTAACTTTATAACTTTTCACTTAAAATGAATCAACACATTAATAGTATAGTTAAACTTTACGAGAGCAAATTCAACGCAAAACCCAACAGGGTAGAGGTGCTTCCTGCTTCAGGTTCTCCACGCATTTATTATCGTATATTCATTGTGGGTAGTAATTCATTAATAGGTGCTTTTAATAATGATGTAGATGAGAATAGGGCATTTTTCTACCTCTCAAGGCATTTTTTTGAAAAGGGACTCAATGTTCCTGATGTTATTGCAATCTCATCGTGCGAAAAGTATTACCTCCAAACCGATTTGGGCTCAGAATCGCTGTTCAATTTGATTACCAAGGGTAATGTTGACTCTAATCTCGACTTTTTATTAGAAAGCGCAGTAAAACAGTTAGCTAAAATTCAGGTGATTGGTTTTGATGGTCTGGATTCAACTAAATGTTTCCCAATTCCTTCGTTCGATAGGCGCTCTGTAATGTGGGATTTAAACTATTTTAAGTACAATTTTCTAAAGCCCAGTGGGCTTACTTTTAGTGAAGTTAAGTTGGAGGATGAGTTCAATCGACTAGCCGATATTCTTTTAGATGAGGATTTAAACTACTTTCACTATCGCGATTTTCAGTCGAGAAACATAATGGTTAAGGATAACCAACTTTACTTTATCGATTATCAGGGTGGTCGCCTTGGGCCTTGTTTGTACGATTTGGCATCGTTCCTTTATCAAGCAAAGGCAGGTTTTTCTTCAGAGCAAAGGAATAGGTTATTCAATATCTATCTAAATGAGTTGACTCAGTATCGAAAAGTTGATGTGGAGCATCTAAAAGATGTTTTTCCATTTATGGTAATGTTCCGTATTCTACAAACTCTTGGTGCTTATGGTTTCAGAGGTTTCTTTGAGAAAAAAACTCATTTCATTCAAAGTATACCTAATGCTATCGGTAATTATTTGGAATTGGCCAATTCTACTAGGGTGGGCGAGTTTAATTATATAACATCTTTGCTAAAGGAGTATAGTATTCTTATCGCCAAAGATGAAGCTGAGGAGTCTAAAGGTTTAACTGTATCTATAACAAGTTTCTCTTTTAAAAAAGGTTATCCCGAAATTCATCCCGATCACGGAGGCGGCTTTATATTTGATTGTCGCTTTTTACCAAACCCCGGCCGAATTGATAAGTATAAACCTTTAAATGGTTTAGATAACGAGGTTGCTGATTATTTGAATGTATTCGATGAGGTCTCGGTATTCAACAACCGTGCATTCGATATGGTTTCTTCAGCAATTGATAACTATATTGCGCGAGATTTTAAGTATCTTTCAGTTGCCTTTGGGTGCACTGGGGGTCAGCATCGCTCTGTATACTGCACAAATTTATTGGCTAAAAAACTTTCTGAGCGCTACAATGTTAATATCGTTGTAAAACATCGCGAAATAAACAGATAGATTTATGCCAAAGAAAAAATGTGAGAAAGGCAAAGTAAAGGAGAAGTCCGATAGTAAAGAGTTCCATTGCGACAAGTGTGGTGCTACATCAAACAATAAGGATAAACTCTGTAAGCCCAAAAAGTTAAATGGTTGATTTTTACATTAACTTTTTTTATGTCACCAATCACTTGTAACTATTCGCTATTATTTATCTTTATACCCATTAACGCATTTAGTTACTAGAATGAAAGCAATGATTCTTGCTGCTGGTCTTGGAACCAGATTGATGCCATTAACAGCCGATAAACCCAAAGC is a window of Tenuifilaceae bacterium CYCD DNA encoding:
- a CDS encoding membrane protein; its protein translation is MLGSIINAVAIIVGGVLGLVLNNKLPKKYIAVFFQVIGIFTLLLGFSMGIKTEKPLLLIFSLILGALVGTAINLQAIVEGWGDKIKNRFNLKGDKFSEGMVVAFLMYCMGSLTILGAIEEGTGGEPKLFYVKSLMDGFSSIALASSLGFGVLFSIVPLLIYQGGLTFLASLIGESLTPLMVGELSAVGGVLLIGLGLNILDIKKIDVLNILPALLFIIPLVYLFG
- the pdxB gene encoding erythronate-4-phosphate dehydrogenase; the encoded protein is MHLIADKNIPFLQGVLEPYFEVEYFSGKEITADIVRNADALIVRTRTICNSKLLSGSKVKFIGSATIGFDHIDTNYCANNSITWANAPGCNSAGVQQWVAAALIHWAELNSKNLSGLTIGIVGVGNVGKKVVELAKVLGMKVLCCDPPRKRDEDLVDYVDFETVLKNSDIITFHVPLNYEGVDRTFHMLNSSTIELCKPDVYVINSSRGEVVNTEGLIAFLESNPKAQAALDVWENEPNISIELLRKTIIATPHIAGYSLEGKVMGTKMVIDSLSQFFNLGISPWLPNPNPLMKKICVKQSQNIPEIIKSTYNILGDDLRGNSESFENLRNNYDYRRDFSGHTVRVNSKYSEDLRRIGFSISTE
- a CDS encoding phosphotransferase, with protein sequence MNQHINSIVKLYESKFNAKPNRVEVLPASGSPRIYYRIFIVGSNSLIGAFNNDVDENRAFFYLSRHFFEKGLNVPDVIAISSCEKYYLQTDLGSESLFNLITKGNVDSNLDFLLESAVKQLAKIQVIGFDGLDSTKCFPIPSFDRRSVMWDLNYFKYNFLKPSGLTFSEVKLEDEFNRLADILLDEDLNYFHYRDFQSRNIMVKDNQLYFIDYQGGRLGPCLYDLASFLYQAKAGFSSEQRNRLFNIYLNELTQYRKVDVEHLKDVFPFMVMFRILQTLGAYGFRGFFEKKTHFIQSIPNAIGNYLELANSTRVGEFNYITSLLKEYSILIAKDEAEESKGLTVSITSFSFKKGYPEIHPDHGGGFIFDCRFLPNPGRIDKYKPLNGLDNEVADYLNVFDEVSVFNNRAFDMVSSAIDNYIARDFKYLSVAFGCTGGQHRSVYCTNLLAKKLSERYNVNIVVKHREINR
- a CDS encoding beta-D-galactosidase, with translation MIVAPLNEFGTYINLNPLFEKVEQALITLDFSKPGEKIYIDGEKLIAIPSFNKARTKDEAPLEAHDKYIDIQICLQGEETMGWRSREDCHSPKGVFDKEKDIVFYNDTPLNFIKVPTNYFAIFFPNDAHAPLIGEGVIKKVVFKVLMTDGNL